A part of Paenibacillus sp. IHBB 10380 genomic DNA contains:
- a CDS encoding alpha/beta hydrolase family protein → MLILSIILLVFRQRGLTKNNLIILAVNYVFLLATIIAIGANWRMIPPYIVTLVLTLQVFVKLKNTVVSKKSGMKILKGTGIVVAAIVMFTLPKLFPIMAFPEPTGEYTVGTQAFHLVDQKRKEFVVPNSQVNRKLMVQVYYPAEKGTSKPSPYFENIDALTEQLSVTQGFPHISTTHLGLTETHSYKDATPVKVKDKFPLLLFAHGMSYSRQNTFQLEELASQGYVVVALNFTGDAATTVFPNGDRVDSTPIENTITFLNNRIKLWEQDASFVLDEVIKGDFDNNFKPIAELIDYDKIGMLGHSFGGATSVQMLVKDDRIKAAIDMDGGLYGDPMPQNGPGKPFMLMNAEASIKFMNEAHGQEAGNRDELFEESYLRNKTVEKPGVYTTIIPKTNHGSFTDLAAVSPIINESGADVNAIYKLINEMALGFFDIHLKGTNENKLEEIQKNHPEINLSKH, encoded by the coding sequence GTGTTGATACTCTCGATCATTTTATTAGTTTTCAGACAACGTGGTCTAACAAAAAATAATTTAATCATTTTAGCAGTCAATTATGTATTTTTATTAGCAACAATCATAGCAATCGGTGCAAACTGGCGCATGATACCTCCATATATTGTAACACTAGTTTTAACATTGCAAGTTTTTGTGAAGCTGAAAAACACCGTTGTTTCAAAAAAATCAGGTATGAAAATTTTAAAAGGTACAGGGATTGTTGTAGCTGCTATTGTAATGTTTACATTACCGAAGCTTTTTCCAATCATGGCATTCCCAGAGCCGACAGGAGAGTATACGGTAGGGACTCAAGCATTTCATCTAGTTGATCAAAAACGAAAAGAATTTGTTGTGCCGAATAGTCAAGTGAATCGTAAGTTGATGGTACAGGTTTATTATCCAGCTGAAAAAGGGACCAGCAAACCTTCTCCTTACTTTGAAAATATAGATGCATTAACTGAACAATTATCAGTCACACAGGGATTTCCACATATATCCACAACACACTTAGGATTGACAGAAACACATTCTTATAAAGATGCAACACCGGTAAAAGTAAAAGACAAATTTCCACTTCTTTTATTTGCGCATGGGATGAGTTATAGTCGCCAGAACACATTCCAACTAGAGGAATTAGCGAGTCAGGGTTATGTTGTAGTAGCTCTTAACTTTACAGGGGATGCGGCAACAACTGTTTTCCCAAATGGAGACCGTGTTGATTCTACACCGATTGAAAATACGATTACATTCTTGAACAATCGTATCAAGCTTTGGGAGCAGGATGCTTCTTTTGTTTTAGATGAAGTCATTAAAGGGGATTTTGATAACAATTTCAAACCAATTGCGGAGTTAATTGATTATGACAAAATTGGTATGCTAGGTCACTCTTTTGGGGGTGCAACTTCTGTACAAATGTTAGTGAAGGATGATCGAATTAAAGCAGCAATTGATATGGATGGCGGATTGTATGGAGATCCTATGCCGCAAAATGGTCCCGGAAAGCCATTCATGCTGATGAATGCTGAGGCTTCAATTAAATTTATGAATGAAGCACATGGTCAAGAAGCAGGTAATCGTGATGAATTGTTTGAAGAATCCTATTTAAGAAATAAAACAGTTGAAAAGCCTGGTGTTTACACAACGATTATTCCAAAAACGAATCATGGTAGCTTTACGGATTTAGCAGCCGTTTCACCAATCATTAATGAATCAGGGGCAGATGTGAATGCGATTTATAAACTGATTAATGAAATGGCGCTTGGCTTCTTTGATATACATTTAAAAGGGACAAATGAAAATAAATTAGAAGAAATTCAGAAGAATCATCCTGAAATTAACTTAAGCAAGCACTAA
- a CDS encoding YxeA family protein — translation MKKILASFATFTLFASFAVGCDVSSPSKIGTDEYYVQIQGEGEIKDKSRYYTLPTYDENGVEKKVTFTSVKPNKEKLKENAFLRLYIKQDDKKKTDIPDTEVKSYEEVQKDDLPAKTKEKLGG, via the coding sequence ATGAAAAAAATACTTGCTTCATTTGCTACTTTCACACTATTTGCTAGTTTTGCGGTGGGCTGTGATGTATCTTCACCAAGCAAAATTGGAACAGATGAATACTATGTACAAATACAAGGTGAAGGTGAAATCAAAGATAAGAGTCGTTACTATACTTTGCCTACTTATGATGAAAATGGGGTAGAAAAGAAAGTAACATTTACAAGTGTTAAACCAAATAAAGAAAAACTTAAAGAAAATGCTTTTTTACGTCTTTATATCAAACAAGATGATAAAAAGAAAACAGATATTCCAGATACAGAAGTAAAATCTTATGAAGAAGTTCAAAAAGATGATTTACCTGCAAAAACAAAAGAAAAATTAGGGGGTTAA
- a CDS encoding DUF2785 domain-containing protein translates to MSDTRTKLMLDLQRIEKDEYQLREGEQHQDFLPLLLQYIGDPQPELRDNLIYPMFYMWIKEENRFSGEELRSLLTVLTDENHLFYNIGSEDDQSVFTRTFSALPIALIVQRHRQNPFFNQAEIEQLMHVMLRYYKEEKDLRGYLSVGGWAHSASHGADVFVELVQCEESSVAMLREVLVAISGMLHNGRHIFSDEDDERLVNIVDTMIDKELLPHQEIADWISGLAQCCNLPRSRSQVIARVNSKNFLRSLYFRRGQDSRGNELNTVMLGTEAKLNRFSIS, encoded by the coding sequence ATGAGCGATACAAGGACCAAATTGATGCTGGATTTGCAAAGAATTGAGAAGGATGAGTATCAGTTACGCGAAGGTGAGCAGCATCAAGATTTCTTACCTTTGTTACTTCAATATATTGGCGATCCTCAGCCAGAATTACGGGATAACCTGATTTATCCGATGTTTTATATGTGGATTAAGGAAGAGAATAGGTTCAGTGGAGAGGAGTTGCGTAGCCTCTTAACTGTTCTGACTGATGAGAACCATTTGTTCTATAATATTGGCAGCGAGGATGATCAGTCAGTTTTTACAAGGACGTTCTCTGCCTTGCCTATCGCTTTGATTGTGCAACGCCACAGACAGAATCCATTTTTCAATCAAGCGGAAATTGAGCAATTAATGCATGTAATGCTCCGTTATTATAAAGAGGAGAAGGATCTGCGAGGTTACCTTTCAGTAGGAGGCTGGGCTCACAGCGCGTCTCACGGTGCGGATGTTTTTGTCGAGCTGGTGCAGTGCGAGGAGAGCAGCGTCGCAATGCTGCGTGAGGTTCTTGTCGCTATTTCTGGCATGCTTCATAATGGTAGACACATTTTTAGCGATGAGGATGATGAGCGGTTGGTCAACATCGTGGATACGATGATTGACAAAGAGTTACTTCCACATCAAGAAATCGCTGATTGGATTAGCGGCTTAGCGCAATGCTGCAATTTGCCGAGAAGTCGCAGTCAGGTGATTGCTCGCGTGAACAGCAAGAATTTTTTACGCAGTCTCTATTTCAGAAGGGGACAAGATAGCCGAGGGAATGAGCTTAACACTGTCATGCTTGGTACTGAGGCAAAATTGAACAGGTTTTCTATCAGTTAA
- a CDS encoding DNA methyltransferase — MYKYREQVDLILTDPPYNTGHYFRYNYKWDSDPNDPDLGALVSEDDGSKHTKWMRAMMPRLHMMWKMLKPTGVIAICIDDNELFHLGMMMNEVFGEENRIGIINWQKSYSPKNDSKHVSTAAEYVLVYAKDKSIAKTGLLLREDSTNSKYKNPDNDPEGLWRSSDATVA; from the coding sequence TTGTATAAATATAGAGAACAAGTAGATTTAATTTTGACAGATCCACCGTATAATACTGGGCATTATTTCCGGTATAATTATAAGTGGGATAGCGATCCAAATGACCCAGACCTTGGGGCTTTAGTTTCTGAAGATGATGGTTCTAAACATACAAAGTGGATGAGAGCAATGATGCCACGTCTTCATATGATGTGGAAAATGCTTAAACCAACTGGTGTAATAGCCATATGTATTGATGATAATGAACTATTTCACTTAGGAATGATGATGAATGAAGTATTTGGTGAGGAAAATAGAATAGGGATTATTAATTGGCAAAAGTCTTATTCTCCTAAAAATGATAGTAAGCATGTGTCAACGGCTGCAGAGTACGTATTGGTATATGCTAAAGATAAATCTATTGCTAAGACAGGGTTATTACTACGAGAAGATTCTACTAACTCGAAGTATAAAAATCCTGATAATGACCCAGAGGGACTCTGGAGAAGTAGTGATGCGACAGTGGCATAA
- a CDS encoding PTS sugar transporter subunit IIC, protein MQRLMKWMEENFAPRLEAFTKNVWVDSIQEAIMVTLPMIFIGSLITLVSILNDFIPGMPDLSPITTFSFGLLGIFIAFLTPYIVLQKKGHDKIKLIAGATGVSLFMMLLKPSFHDDGTVQFVLERFGPSGMVTALLVGVFVAVIINAFNRFSFFKKDTTLPEFIKDWFDFLVPIALILVIGWILTYQLHFDMFALIVDIFNPLQKISQTLVGFVMFNFIGVLLYSFGVSPWVMTPIFYSIWIPAIEQNASLVAQGLEPVNINTFETFFSGWVGVGGLGATLPLIVWFLFAKSKKLKSIGKATIVPSLFNINEPVIYGAPVAFNPILMIPMWINGIITPIIVYIVLDMGLVDIPSKVFQLWYTPIGISTYILTGFKGVVLLVVVLLLMFLVWFPFFKVYDKQELRKEQLAAE, encoded by the coding sequence ATGCAACGTCTAATGAAGTGGATGGAAGAGAATTTCGCACCACGATTAGAAGCATTTACGAAGAACGTCTGGGTGGATTCCATTCAGGAAGCGATTATGGTTACATTGCCAATGATCTTCATTGGATCATTAATTACACTGGTATCCATTCTGAATGATTTCATCCCAGGTATGCCTGATTTGTCGCCCATCACGACGTTCAGCTTCGGATTGCTTGGAATTTTTATTGCTTTTCTGACTCCATATATCGTCTTGCAGAAGAAGGGCCACGACAAGATCAAGCTCATTGCGGGCGCAACCGGCGTATCCTTGTTCATGATGCTGCTCAAGCCTAGCTTCCATGACGACGGAACGGTTCAATTTGTCCTTGAACGATTCGGGCCTTCCGGAATGGTTACCGCGCTTTTGGTCGGTGTATTTGTAGCCGTTATTATCAATGCTTTCAACCGATTCTCTTTCTTCAAGAAAGATACGACATTGCCTGAATTTATTAAAGACTGGTTCGATTTCCTTGTTCCGATTGCTCTGATTCTAGTCATCGGCTGGATTCTGACCTACCAACTGCATTTTGACATGTTCGCTCTGATCGTAGACATCTTCAACCCGCTGCAGAAGATCAGCCAGACCCTTGTGGGCTTCGTCATGTTCAACTTCATTGGGGTTCTGCTCTATTCCTTCGGTGTCAGCCCGTGGGTCATGACTCCAATCTTCTACTCGATCTGGATCCCAGCGATTGAACAGAATGCTTCGCTCGTCGCTCAAGGATTGGAGCCAGTCAATATCAACACGTTCGAGACCTTCTTCTCCGGTTGGGTTGGGGTCGGCGGACTCGGGGCTACCTTGCCGCTGATCGTCTGGTTCTTGTTCGCCAAATCGAAAAAACTGAAATCGATCGGGAAAGCAACGATTGTACCCTCATTGTTCAATATCAATGAACCGGTTATTTATGGAGCTCCGGTCGCTTTTAACCCGATCTTGATGATCCCGATGTGGATCAATGGCATTATTACGCCGATTATTGTCTACATTGTACTTGATATGGGACTCGTAGATATTCCAAGTAAAGTATTCCAGCTCTGGTACACACCGATCGGAATCTCAACATACATCTTAACCGGATTCAAGGGCGTTGTGCTCCTGGTGGTTGTATTGCTTCTGATGTTCCTTGTCTGGTTCCCGTTCTTCAAAGTATACGATAAGCAAGAGCTTAGAAAGGAACAGCTTGCTGCAGAATAG
- a CDS encoding aminotransferase class I/II-fold pyridoxal phosphate-dependent enzyme, with translation MRQWHNPTGQTLTDAEMEEIIQLADQYGFEILADEHYRFIPYGDEELIPSLYGKSKHVVAMGSMIKCLACVGLRVGWVAADKELIDQIRDFKDYTTHTICSINDFIAVRLLLHWKKIGLEHKSWVLENVSEFRKLVNAHNTVLDWVEPEGGIVAFPFLKDKTLSSQHFAEKLIASTEVSVLPGEVFERPGHFRVGFGLHPDKFRGAMKLMSEFIASKGWE, from the coding sequence ATGCGACAGTGGCATAACCCTACAGGCCAAACGCTGACAGATGCTGAAATGGAAGAGATTATACAGTTGGCGGATCAGTACGGTTTTGAAATATTGGCAGATGAACACTATCGGTTTATCCCATATGGGGATGAGGAATTAATCCCGTCCCTATATGGGAAATCCAAGCATGTTGTAGCTATGGGATCCATGATCAAATGTCTCGCATGTGTTGGACTGAGAGTAGGGTGGGTGGCCGCTGACAAGGAGTTGATCGACCAAATTCGTGATTTTAAAGATTATACTACTCATACAATTTGTTCGATTAATGATTTTATTGCGGTTAGGCTTCTGCTTCATTGGAAGAAGATCGGACTTGAGCACAAGTCATGGGTGCTAGAAAACGTATCAGAATTCCGAAAGCTAGTCAACGCGCATAATACGGTACTTGACTGGGTTGAACCAGAAGGCGGAATCGTTGCCTTCCCATTTTTGAAAGATAAAACACTTAGTAGCCAACATTTTGCAGAGAAATTGATTGCGAGTACGGAAGTATCTGTTCTTCCTGGTGAAGTGTTTGAGCGTCCTGGACATTTCAGGGTTGGATTTGGGCTTCACCCCGACAAATTCCGCGGTGCAATGAAATTGATGTCTGAATTTATTGCATCCAAGGGATGGGAATAG
- a CDS encoding DUF7916 family protein, translated as MIGVNLEPVDHEQEIIGGFTAISQGRLATTDTAKTAYELGADMIILTGNPGTGVSNKAITSSLKGINAILGDKIILVAGKMHASGSLKEAGENIITKADIKEFVEAGANIILMPAPGTVPGITMEYIKELVTYAHSLGALTLTAIGTSQEDADSDTIKQIALMCKMTGTDMHHIGDAGYKTANPENIMDYSIAIRGKRHTYIRMARSINR; from the coding sequence TTGATAGGGGTTAATTTAGAGCCGGTAGATCATGAACAAGAGATTATCGGTGGATTCACAGCGATATCACAGGGTAGGCTTGCTACTACGGATACGGCTAAGACTGCTTATGAGCTAGGTGCAGATATGATTATTTTAACGGGTAATCCAGGCACGGGAGTTTCTAATAAGGCTATTACAAGTTCCTTGAAAGGGATAAATGCGATTTTGGGAGATAAAATAATTCTAGTGGCTGGAAAAATGCATGCATCTGGATCACTCAAGGAAGCGGGTGAAAATATTATCACGAAAGCTGATATCAAGGAATTTGTTGAAGCAGGCGCCAACATTATATTAATGCCTGCACCAGGAACAGTTCCAGGTATTACAATGGAATACATTAAAGAGTTAGTTACATATGCACATAGTCTTGGAGCTTTAACCCTGACCGCTATAGGCACCTCTCAAGAAGATGCTGACTCTGACACGATAAAACAAATCGCCCTCATGTGCAAGATGACTGGTACAGATATGCATCACATTGGCGATGCAGGTTATAAAACGGCTAATCCTGAGAATATTATGGATTATAGTATTGCTATTAGAGGGAAAAGGCATACTTATATTAGAATGGCCAGATCCATCAATAGGTAA
- a CDS encoding beta-glucosidase family protein: protein MKSTQELLASMTLEEKAAICAGLNMWMTKGFDHHGIPAIHMYDGTNGIRKTNSDEEMGVTGKNIPATCYPTGSAIGSSWNTDLLHELGVALGVEGREMGVELLLGPGINMKRTPLGGRNFEYYSEDPFLTGELGAAFVNGLQSQGVGASVKHFAGNNQEFEKLVTSSEVDERTLREIYLSAFERIVKKANPWTIMCSYNLLNGSYTSENEHLLNDILREEWGYDGVVISDWTAVNDRIRGLAAGLDLEMPGPAYYNTKAIVQAVQEGKLDKSIVDKAAARILELVRKTTEPQVEAAASSIDYHELARKAAAESIVLLKNDNRILPLDPAKISKMAVIGKFAKQPRIQGAGSANVTPTRVDIAWDEMKSIVSDKVDMIYAEGYPQDDSVDEQMIQESVELAASADVVVLFVGQPEYVESEMHDLETIELPLHQQKLIKAVTEVQSHCIVVTSSGSALAMHPWVQYVPGVLHSWLTGQGSGRAIADILFGRVNPSGKLSETFPVKLSDNPSHMRIRGENGKLYYREGLFIGYRYYDRKELAPQFPFGYGLSYTTFAYSDLKAVQEDGKMNVTLTVENTGPMSGKEVVQLYVHDEECKWIRPQKELKAFAKVALAPSEKQQVTFMLEERDFAYYNTKYNKWVAETGYFQIAAGSSSRDIRLRERIYCDFGQEPVSFHKFSLVNDWISEPRARAIFENCLAEMNKHVAEQVVLDDVFIGFWGDFPVIKVFQMFGQTWLVDRSSDDVIKEMIAEFERK, encoded by the coding sequence ATGAAATCAACACAAGAATTACTTGCATCTATGACTTTGGAAGAAAAGGCGGCAATATGCGCCGGGCTTAATATGTGGATGACCAAAGGCTTCGATCATCACGGGATTCCAGCCATTCATATGTATGATGGAACGAACGGGATCCGTAAGACGAACAGCGACGAAGAAATGGGGGTTACAGGCAAGAATATTCCTGCAACCTGCTATCCTACGGGCTCGGCGATTGGCTCGTCCTGGAATACAGATCTGCTTCATGAACTAGGTGTTGCGCTTGGCGTTGAAGGACGTGAAATGGGCGTCGAGCTGCTCTTAGGCCCAGGAATCAATATGAAGCGTACCCCGCTTGGCGGCCGGAACTTCGAATATTATTCCGAGGACCCGTTCCTGACGGGCGAGCTTGGAGCTGCATTCGTGAACGGTTTGCAAAGTCAAGGTGTCGGTGCCTCAGTGAAGCATTTTGCTGGTAACAATCAGGAATTCGAGAAGCTCGTAACGAGCTCCGAGGTTGATGAGCGGACATTGCGTGAGATTTATCTGAGCGCCTTCGAGCGTATCGTGAAAAAAGCCAATCCATGGACCATCATGTGCTCTTATAACCTGTTGAATGGCTCCTATACAAGTGAGAATGAGCATCTGTTAAACGATATTTTGCGTGAGGAATGGGGCTATGACGGGGTAGTAATCTCTGATTGGACCGCCGTCAATGACCGGATTCGCGGCTTGGCTGCGGGGCTTGATCTGGAAATGCCAGGTCCTGCTTACTATAACACCAAAGCGATTGTCCAAGCTGTTCAAGAGGGAAAATTGGATAAATCGATCGTGGATAAAGCCGCTGCCCGCATTCTCGAGCTCGTACGTAAGACTACGGAACCGCAGGTAGAAGCTGCAGCTTCGAGCATTGACTATCATGAATTAGCACGTAAGGCAGCGGCCGAGAGTATTGTCTTATTGAAGAACGACAATCGTATTCTGCCGCTTGATCCTGCGAAAATCTCTAAAATGGCCGTGATTGGGAAATTCGCCAAACAGCCGAGAATTCAGGGAGCCGGCAGTGCGAATGTAACGCCGACCCGGGTAGATATTGCGTGGGATGAAATGAAGAGCATCGTAAGCGATAAGGTGGACATGATCTATGCCGAAGGTTATCCGCAGGATGACAGCGTCGATGAACAAATGATCCAGGAGAGCGTAGAGCTTGCGGCATCCGCAGATGTGGTTGTGCTGTTCGTCGGTCAACCGGAGTATGTTGAATCGGAAATGCATGATTTGGAGACGATCGAGCTGCCTCTGCATCAGCAGAAGCTGATCAAGGCGGTGACTGAAGTTCAATCGCATTGCATTGTCGTGACCAGCAGCGGATCGGCGCTTGCCATGCATCCTTGGGTTCAATACGTACCAGGAGTCCTTCATTCTTGGCTTACAGGGCAAGGCAGCGGACGGGCAATTGCCGATATTCTGTTCGGGCGAGTCAATCCGTCTGGTAAATTGTCGGAGACCTTCCCTGTTAAGCTGTCCGACAACCCGTCGCATATGCGGATTCGCGGCGAGAACGGCAAGCTCTATTATCGCGAGGGGCTCTTTATCGGTTACCGTTACTATGACCGCAAGGAGTTGGCGCCTCAATTCCCGTTCGGATATGGATTGTCGTATACGACTTTTGCCTATTCCGACCTGAAGGCTGTCCAGGAAGATGGAAAAATGAATGTAACTTTGACCGTGGAGAATACCGGACCAATGTCCGGTAAAGAGGTTGTGCAGCTCTATGTCCATGATGAGGAATGCAAGTGGATTCGTCCGCAGAAGGAGCTTAAGGCGTTTGCGAAGGTTGCGCTCGCACCTAGCGAGAAGCAGCAGGTTACTTTTATGCTGGAGGAACGCGATTTTGCTTACTACAACACAAAGTATAACAAATGGGTTGCTGAGACCGGATACTTCCAAATTGCTGCCGGCAGCTCTTCCAGGGACATCCGTCTGCGTGAGCGTATCTATTGCGACTTCGGTCAGGAGCCTGTCTCCTTCCACAAATTCAGTCTGGTTAATGACTGGATTAGTGAACCGAGGGCAAGAGCCATCTTCGAGAACTGCCTCGCGGAAATGAACAAGCATGTTGCCGAGCAAGTGGTATTGGATGATGTGTTTATCGGCTTCTGGGGCGATTTCCCGGTCATCAAGGTTTTTCAGATGTTCGGTCAGACTTGGCTTGTCGATCGCTCGTCGGATGATGTGATCAAAGAGATGATTGCGGAATTCGAACGGAAATAA
- a CDS encoding GH39 family glycosyl hydrolase encodes MNSVAYVPFHWHKEIEIIYILQGAVTIHLDQRNFTLSQDDVIVVNSMSIHQIERTNQDNVLLTLQFSPELLDEHLVVSCNSLHQTPENRDIYDRIRRYLAQMAWEASKKAQGSRNYSMGLLYMLAGHLMRYFSMRMTEESRRDVKDYDYQRLNRVLQYIDRHYSQKITLQSTADQEHLSLHYFSHFFSDKIGIPFQKYLTSVRLEKAVNALMNTNHSVTQIALDCGFANVKLFNKYFKEKYDSTPGVFREAVTTAKSVDPARKPLTYEESPSADYYEVDTIQAMESLYRYLETTQESTAISSAANVIYDQVEIHIDEKVAGTSYAKHWNWLTTAGRAVEGLRADWQVQFLELQSKLGFSHIRFHGIFNDEMMVYSETEDGEPIYNWAYVDKLYDFLLQAGIRPFVALSFMPSALARSKETIFWWRGHIAPPQDQNKWNALVREFVRHCLNRYGIEEVSMWYFEVWNEPDLSGVCWAGTKQEYFEFYAETVAVIKSISSRFRVGGPAMGYGSLWNDNWAEEFIDFCSGRQAPIDFFSFHVYSEYPNQKKEQVKLTTLMPASFYLDSVKRLRSKLAGADLPELELYMTEWNFSLYDRNLIHDTMFMGTFVVHHALQTLGALESIAFWSFTDVFEESQVPASILYGGFGLINRNGLKKPSFYAFELLAKLGDRILSQDDGYIVTSDRNGSLQILMYNYAHVDQLFASGDWSGLTETSRYTIFEEKGDRLYHLKLGEWEQSYKLTSYRLDREHGSVFDEWIRLGAPTYPTEEELQFLEHRSTPEMKIEWLSAAERLDRTYIVPPHGILLLILQPQY; translated from the coding sequence GTGAACAGCGTCGCGTATGTACCTTTTCATTGGCATAAGGAAATTGAGATTATCTATATTCTGCAGGGTGCGGTTACGATTCATCTGGACCAGCGGAATTTTACACTGAGTCAGGACGATGTCATCGTCGTGAACAGCATGTCGATTCATCAGATTGAACGCACGAATCAGGACAATGTCCTGCTCACGTTGCAATTTAGCCCGGAGCTACTGGACGAGCATTTGGTCGTGTCCTGCAATTCGTTGCATCAGACGCCAGAGAACCGGGATATTTATGATCGGATTCGTCGCTATCTGGCACAGATGGCCTGGGAAGCGAGCAAGAAGGCACAGGGCAGCCGGAATTATTCTATGGGTCTTCTGTACATGCTGGCGGGTCATCTTATGCGGTACTTCTCCATGCGGATGACGGAAGAGAGCCGCAGGGATGTTAAGGATTATGATTATCAGCGGCTGAACCGCGTACTGCAATATATCGATCGTCACTATAGCCAGAAAATCACGCTGCAGTCCACCGCTGACCAGGAGCATTTGAGTCTACATTATTTTTCTCATTTTTTCAGCGACAAAATCGGCATTCCGTTCCAGAAATATCTGACCTCTGTCCGATTGGAGAAGGCGGTTAACGCATTGATGAACACCAATCACAGCGTGACTCAGATCGCGCTCGATTGCGGCTTCGCAAACGTCAAGCTGTTTAATAAATATTTCAAAGAAAAATATGACTCTACTCCCGGAGTCTTCCGCGAGGCCGTTACGACGGCAAAGTCTGTGGACCCTGCCCGCAAACCGCTTACCTATGAGGAATCGCCAAGTGCCGATTACTATGAGGTCGATACGATTCAAGCGATGGAATCGCTCTATCGGTATTTGGAGACAACCCAAGAATCGACTGCTATATCATCTGCGGCAAACGTTATTTATGATCAAGTAGAAATCCATATCGATGAGAAGGTAGCAGGTACTTCTTATGCGAAGCACTGGAACTGGCTTACTACGGCTGGAAGAGCCGTTGAAGGACTGCGTGCCGATTGGCAGGTACAATTCCTGGAGCTTCAGAGCAAACTCGGGTTCTCGCATATTCGCTTTCACGGTATTTTTAATGATGAGATGATGGTGTATTCGGAGACGGAGGACGGTGAGCCCATCTACAACTGGGCTTATGTAGACAAGTTATACGATTTCCTGCTTCAGGCAGGTATTCGCCCGTTCGTTGCGCTAAGCTTCATGCCTTCGGCGCTGGCCCGTTCGAAGGAGACTATTTTTTGGTGGAGAGGACATATTGCCCCTCCGCAAGACCAGAATAAGTGGAATGCGCTTGTCCGGGAATTCGTGCGTCACTGCTTGAACCGCTATGGTATAGAGGAAGTATCGATGTGGTACTTCGAAGTATGGAATGAGCCTGATCTCTCCGGGGTATGCTGGGCGGGAACGAAGCAGGAATATTTCGAATTTTATGCTGAGACAGTAGCCGTCATTAAGTCGATTTCTTCCAGGTTCCGCGTAGGCGGTCCTGCCATGGGCTATGGCTCGCTCTGGAACGATAATTGGGCCGAGGAATTCATTGACTTTTGCAGTGGCAGGCAAGCACCGATTGACTTTTTCTCGTTCCATGTCTATTCGGAATACCCGAACCAGAAGAAGGAGCAAGTTAAACTAACCACGCTCATGCCTGCTTCTTTCTACTTGGACAGCGTGAAGCGTCTGAGATCGAAGCTTGCGGGCGCGGACCTGCCGGAGCTTGAGCTGTATATGACGGAGTGGAACTTCTCCCTCTACGATCGCAATTTGATCCATGATACGATGTTCATGGGTACGTTTGTCGTTCATCATGCGCTGCAAACGTTAGGTGCATTAGAGTCCATTGCCTTCTGGTCATTCACCGATGTCTTTGAAGAGAGCCAAGTGCCCGCCTCGATTCTTTATGGCGGCTTTGGTCTCATCAACCGCAACGGATTGAAGAAACCAAGTTTTTACGCCTTCGAGCTGCTGGCCAAGCTGGGGGATCGTATTCTATCCCAAGATGACGGGTATATTGTGACGAGCGATAGAAATGGAAGCCTGCAAATACTGATGTATAATTACGCCCATGTCGATCAACTCTTCGCCAGCGGCGATTGGTCGGGATTGACGGAGACAAGCCGGTATACCATTTTTGAGGAAAAGGGGGACCGGTTGTACCATCTTAAGCTGGGTGAATGGGAGCAGAGTTATAAACTGACAAGCTATCGCCTGGATCGCGAACACGGATCAGTCTTCGATGAATGGATTCGCTTAGGAGCACCGACTTATCCGACGGAGGAAGAGCTGCAGTTTCTAGAGCACAGGAGTACTCCAGAAATGAAAATCGAATGGCTGTCTGCGGCAGAGCGCTTAGATCGTACCTATATCGTACCCCCGCATGGCATACTGCTGCTTATTTTACAGCCCCAATATTGA